In one window of Leptospira sp. GIMC2001 DNA:
- a CDS encoding STAS domain-containing protein: MSLEELFIQSEKIENVTIYKLQGNINSFTSQRFLEGIRKGVLAGPSILDLEEVNLVSSQGVNAFKELSDISFSNRSRVLLINLSPSVRQVFSMAGIKNLFMIPENEELAMKIASRPYR; the protein is encoded by the coding sequence ATGAGCCTGGAAGAACTTTTTATTCAGTCCGAAAAGATTGAGAACGTAACGATTTATAAACTACAAGGTAATATTAATTCATTCACAAGTCAAAGATTTTTAGAAGGGATTCGAAAGGGCGTGCTTGCTGGTCCATCAATCCTAGATTTAGAAGAAGTGAATCTAGTAAGTTCCCAGGGAGTTAACGCTTTTAAAGAGTTGTCAGATATCAGTTTCTCGAATCGTTCTCGAGTTCTCTTAATCAATCTATCACCTTCGGTTCGGCAAGTCTTTAGTATGGCGGGGATAAAGAATCTATTTATGATTCCGGAAAATGAAGAATTGGCTATGAAAATTGCTTCAAGACCGTATCGTTGA
- a CDS encoding dolichol kinase: MNQKSEFNFLRKGWHLLGLFIPLALYIDLFDGTFDKLHATRMIIVIGLIISLILLVLLEYLRFKSQAFSELFWKIFGAIMKEGERKNMNATIPYFTANMFVILLFPPELAILSLAFLVIGDPFAAYIGSNYGKNRFYNGKSLEGIIAFIISASIFGLMLILVYSIHHPETPYSFFGVSGEFQFSSIIILFTGTIIAGITEFFSSTAWKGFLDDNLLIPIVSVIAMGLVTTWVFGFPMDSILFDPMTLFDNR, translated from the coding sequence ATGAACCAAAAATCAGAATTTAATTTCCTTCGCAAAGGTTGGCATCTACTCGGACTATTCATTCCTCTTGCTCTTTATATTGATTTATTTGATGGAACCTTTGACAAGCTTCATGCTACAAGAATGATCATCGTGATCGGACTTATTATTTCTCTCATTCTCCTTGTTCTTCTTGAATACTTACGTTTTAAATCTCAAGCTTTCTCCGAACTTTTTTGGAAAATATTCGGTGCAATCATGAAAGAGGGTGAGAGAAAAAATATGAATGCGACGATTCCATATTTTACAGCCAATATGTTTGTCATTTTATTATTTCCTCCAGAACTTGCCATCTTATCACTCGCATTTCTGGTCATAGGAGATCCTTTTGCAGCTTATATCGGATCTAATTACGGCAAGAATCGATTCTATAACGGTAAATCATTGGAAGGTATAATCGCTTTCATTATCTCAGCGTCAATTTTTGGATTGATGTTGATTCTAGTTTATTCAATCCATCATCCTGAGACTCCCTATTCCTTTTTTGGAGTGAGTGGAGAATTTCAATTCTCTTCTATAATTATTTTATTCACGGGAACCATCATTGCAGGGATAACAGAATTTTTCTCATCAACGGCATGGAAAGGATTCTTAGATGATAATCTTTTGATTCCAATCGTGTCAGTTATTGCAATGGGATTGGTCACAACTTGGGTTTTTGGGTTTCCAATGGATTCTATACTTTTTGATCCAATGACTCTATTTGATAATAGATAG